A stretch of the Elephas maximus indicus isolate mEleMax1 chromosome 3, mEleMax1 primary haplotype, whole genome shotgun sequence genome encodes the following:
- the LOC126071765 gene encoding late cornified envelope protein 3C-like translates to MSCQQNQQQYQAPPKCPSPKCPPKSPAQCLPKVSSGCALTSGGCHGPSSETGCCLRHHRRRRSHRCRRRSSNCSDDGSGQQSGGSHCGHSSGGCC, encoded by the coding sequence ATgtcctgccagcagaaccagcAGCAGTACCAGGCCCCTCCCAAGTGCCCCTCACCCAAGTGCCCCCCGAAGAGCCCCGCACAGTGCTTGCCCAAAGTCTCCTCCGGCTGTGCCCTGACCTCCGGGGGCTGCCATGGCCCCAGCTCTGAGACTGGCTGCTGCCTGAGGCACCACCGGCGCCGCAGGTCCCACCGATGCCGGCGCCGGAGCTCCAACTGCAGTGATGATGGCAGTGGTCAGCAGTCCGGGGGCTCCCACTGTGGCCACAGCTCTGGGGGCTGCTGCTGA
- the LOC126071766 gene encoding late cornified envelope protein 3C-like has protein sequence MSCQQNQQQCQAPPKCPLPKCPPKSPAQCSPKVSSGCALSSGGCHGPRSEAGCCLSHHRRCRSHRCQHQNSDCSDNGSGQQSGGSRCDHSSGGCC, from the coding sequence ATgtcctgccagcagaaccagcAGCAGTGCCAGGCCCCTCCCAAGTGCCCCTTACCCAAGTGCCCCCCGAAAAGCCCTGCACAGTGCTCACCCAAAGTCTCCTCTGGCTGTGCCCTCAGCTCTGGGGGCTGCCATGGCCCCAGATCCGAGGCTGGCTGCTGCCTGAGCCACCACAGGCGCTGCAGGTCCCACCGGTGCCAGCACCAGAACTCCGACTGCAGTGACAATGGCAGTGGTCAGCAGTCCGGGGGCTCCCGCTGTGACCACAGCTCTGGGGGCTGCTGCTGA